The following coding sequences lie in one Mycobacterium sp. Z3061 genomic window:
- a CDS encoding PE family protein, which produces MSFVIVTPELLETATQQLARLGTSLHSANAAASATTTEILSAGADEISAAVTAIFSGHGVQYQSLSAVAAQFHQSFMQTLNAAGGAYAAADAASASPLQAVQDGVLSVVNAPTQALLGRPLIGNGANGTAANPNGGAGGLLIGNGGNGFSYNSGLNLQNGGSGGAAGLIGNGGAGGAGFRGGVGGAGGNGGWLIGSGGTGGVGGESVLFGSGGAGGAGGNASVVGWGGAGGAGGNAGGGIGGAGGAGGAGGRLVAIGGAGGAGGYGFIGGGTGGVGGDAGGVLLGLGGAGGAGGTGFTLGGTGGGGGAGGGYLFGLGGAGGAGGTAFDATGVGGAGGAGGAAGVLGGYAQGGVGGAGGSGPAGGGAAGMGGTGAVVLGAGVGGAGGIGGAVDPAGPGGAGGGGGTGAAILGLGVGGAGGAGGFSNNGVGGVGGAGGQGANVAGLAVGGTGGAGGGSVGQSGNGGDGGDAGGLFTVGFGGNGGNAGFGSGAADGGAGGNVGAFTQGSFAQTFFGNGGDGGNGVNGGAGGAGGSGGLILGKPGQNGSS; this is translated from the coding sequence ATGTCGTTTGTGATCGTTACCCCAGAACTGCTGGAGACGGCGACGCAGCAGTTGGCGCGTCTCGGGACCTCGTTGCACAGCGCCAATGCCGCTGCGTCGGCGACGACCACCGAAATCCTGTCAGCCGGTGCCGACGAGATCTCGGCGGCGGTCACCGCGATCTTCAGCGGTCACGGCGTGCAGTACCAATCGTTGAGTGCCGTCGCCGCGCAGTTTCACCAGAGCTTTATGCAGACGCTCAATGCGGCCGGTGGCGCGTACGCGGCGGCGGACGCGGCAAGTGCCTCGCCGTTGCAGGCAGTGCAAGACGGCGTCCTGAGTGTGGTGAACGCGCCGACTCAGGCGCTGTTGGGCCGTCCGCTGATCGGGAACGGCGCGAACGGCACGGCGGCCAACCCCAACGGTGGGGCCGGTGGCCTGCTGATCGGCAACGGGGGCAACGGGTTCAGCTATAACAGCGGGCTGAACCTGCAGAACGGTGGCAGTGGTGGCGCGGCAGGATTGATCGGTAATGGTGGGGCGGGTGGGGCCGGCTTCCGCGGCGGGGTTGGCGGCGCGGGCGGCAACGGTGGCTGGTTGATCGGCAGCGGCGGCACGGGTGGCGTCGGCGGAGAATCGGTGCTCTTCGGGAGTGGCGGGGCGGGCGGCGCTGGTGGTAACGCCTCAGTCGTCGGGTGGGGCGGAGCCGGTGGTGCCGGTGGTAACGCGGGCGGCGGAATCGGTGGAGCCGGCGGCGCCGGCGGTGCGGGTGGAAGGCTGGTCGCCATCGGAGGCGCTGGCGGTGCAGGCGGATATGGCTTTATCGGTGGGGGCACCGGCGGCGTCGGCGGCGATGCCGGCGGTGTGCTCCTTGGACTGGGCGGTGCCGGCGGTGCCGGCGGAACCGGCTTCACGTTGGGTGGTACCGGTGGTGGCGGTGGCGCCGGTGGCGGCTACCTCTTCGGACTCGGCGGTGCGGGCGGGGCCGGCGGAACGGCCTTCGATGCTACCGGCGTCGGCGGTGCTGGGGGTGCTGGTGGTGCCGCCGGTGTGCTGGGCGGCTACGCGCAGGGGGGTGTCGGTGGAGCGGGTGGATCTGGCCCTGCCGGTGGCGGTGCGGCAGGTATGGGCGGCACCGGCGCCGTGGTCCTGGGCGCAGGCGTCGGAGGTGCCGGCGGAATCGGCGGCGCGGTGGATCCGGCCGGGCCAGGGGGTGCAGGCGGTGGCGGCGGTACCGGCGCGGCGATCCTGGGCCTGGGCGTCGGAGGTGCCGGCGGTGCGGGCGGATTCAGCAACAACGGTGTAGGTGGTGTGGGCGGTGCTGGCGGCCAGGGCGCCAATGTCGCGGGCCTTGCTGTCGGCGGCACCGGGGGCGCGGGAGGCGGCAGCGTTGGGCAGAGCGGTAACGGCGGTGATGGCGGCGACGCCGGCGGCCTGTTCACTGTTGGCTTCGGCGGAAACGGCGGCAACGCCGGATTCGGCAGTGGCGCTGCCGACGGTGGCGCGGGCGGCAACGTCGGGGCGTTCACCCAGGGCTCCTTTGCCCAGACCTTCTTCGGCAACGGCGGTGACGGCGGCAACGGTGTCAACGGCGGCGCGGGCGGCGCCGGCGGCAGCGGCGGGCTGATTCTCGGCAAGCCCGGCCAGAACGGATCGTCATAG
- a CDS encoding penicillin-binding protein 2, whose product MSRGEPGRERRRPREDHRPAKRQRGRSAADVPGVKRSRKPKEANKSRATARPEMGHSATQRRTRQVVEVTSRGASFVFRHRAGNAVILVLMVVAITQLFYLQVSNASELNAQAAGQLKVTDVERAIRGAIIDRHNDRLAFTIEARALTFQPKRIRQQLEDARKKVPSAPDPDQRLKDMAKDVAGKLNNKPDAATLLKKLQSSESFVYLARNVEPAVAHAISAKYPEVGSERQDLRQYPGGSLAANIVGGIDWDGHGLLGLEDSLDAMLAGTDGSVTYDRGSDGVVIPGSYRNRHKAVHGSTIQLTLDDDIQFYVQQQVQQAKNVSGAHTVSAVVLDAKTGEVLAMANDNTFDPSQDIGRQGDRQLGNLPVSSPFEPGSVNKIITASSVIEYGLSNPDEVLQVPGTINMGGVTVHDAWDHGVMPYTTTGVFGKSSNVGTLMLAQRVGPERFYDMVRKFGLGQRTGVGLPGESAGLVPPIDQWSGSTFSNLPIGQGVSMTLLQMAGMYQAIANDGVRIPPRILKGTIAADGSRTDEPRPEGVRVVSAQTAQTVRQMLRAVVQQDPMGYQQGTGPAAAVPGYQMAGKTGTAQQINPGCGCYFDDVYWITFAGMATVDNPRYVIGIMMDNPQRNADGTPGHSAAPLFHNIAGWLMQRENVPLSPDPGPPLTLQAM is encoded by the coding sequence ATGAGTCGCGGCGAACCGGGGCGCGAGCGTCGTCGGCCGCGCGAGGACCACCGCCCGGCCAAGCGCCAGCGCGGCCGGTCCGCCGCCGACGTACCGGGAGTCAAGCGATCCCGGAAACCCAAGGAAGCCAACAAGTCTCGTGCAACCGCACGGCCTGAGATGGGGCACTCGGCGACTCAGCGACGCACCCGGCAGGTGGTGGAGGTGACCAGCCGCGGTGCGTCGTTCGTCTTCCGTCACCGGGCGGGCAACGCCGTGATCCTGGTGCTGATGGTGGTGGCCATCACCCAGCTGTTCTATCTGCAGGTGTCCAACGCCTCGGAACTCAACGCACAGGCGGCCGGTCAGCTCAAGGTCACCGACGTCGAACGGGCGATCCGCGGCGCCATCATCGATCGCCACAACGACCGGCTCGCGTTCACCATCGAGGCGCGCGCACTGACCTTCCAGCCCAAGCGGATTCGCCAGCAGCTCGAGGACGCCAGAAAGAAAGTCCCGAGTGCCCCCGACCCGGACCAGCGGCTGAAGGACATGGCCAAAGACGTGGCGGGCAAGCTGAACAACAAGCCGGACGCCGCCACCCTGCTCAAGAAGCTGCAGAGCAGCGAATCGTTCGTGTACCTGGCCCGTAACGTGGAACCGGCCGTCGCTCATGCCATTTCGGCGAAATACCCCGAGGTCGGTTCGGAGCGTCAGGATCTGCGTCAGTATCCGGGCGGGTCACTGGCCGCCAACATCGTCGGCGGCATCGACTGGGACGGCCACGGGTTGCTCGGCCTGGAAGACTCCCTGGACGCCATGCTGGCCGGCACCGACGGTTCGGTGACCTACGACCGCGGCTCAGACGGTGTCGTCATCCCCGGCAGCTACCGCAACCGGCACAAGGCGGTCCACGGTTCCACCATCCAGCTGACCCTCGACGACGACATCCAGTTCTACGTTCAGCAGCAGGTGCAACAGGCGAAGAACGTGTCGGGAGCCCACACCGTCTCGGCGGTAGTGCTGGACGCCAAGACCGGCGAAGTGCTGGCCATGGCCAACGACAACACCTTCGACCCGTCGCAGGACATCGGTCGGCAGGGCGACCGGCAACTGGGCAACCTGCCGGTGTCCTCGCCGTTCGAACCCGGCTCGGTCAACAAGATCATCACCGCGTCCTCGGTCATCGAGTACGGCCTGTCCAACCCGGACGAGGTGCTGCAGGTACCCGGGACCATCAACATGGGCGGCGTCACCGTGCACGACGCCTGGGATCACGGCGTGATGCCGTACACCACCACCGGTGTCTTCGGAAAGTCCTCCAACGTCGGCACTTTGATGCTGGCGCAGCGGGTGGGCCCCGAGCGCTTCTACGACATGGTCCGCAAGTTCGGGCTGGGCCAGCGTACCGGCGTCGGTCTGCCCGGTGAGAGCGCCGGCCTGGTGCCGCCGATCGACCAGTGGTCGGGTAGCACCTTCTCCAATCTCCCTATCGGACAGGGTGTTTCGATGACGCTGCTGCAGATGGCCGGCATGTACCAAGCCATCGCGAACGACGGGGTGCGGATCCCGCCGCGGATTCTCAAGGGAACCATCGCCGCCGATGGCTCACGCACCGACGAACCGCGTCCGGAGGGCGTCCGGGTGGTCTCGGCGCAGACCGCCCAGACCGTGCGGCAGATGCTGCGCGCGGTGGTGCAGCAGGATCCGATGGGTTACCAGCAGGGCACCGGACCGGCGGCCGCAGTGCCGGGTTATCAGATGGCCGGCAAGACCGGCACCGCCCAGCAGATCAACCCCGGCTGCGGTTGCTACTTCGACGACGTCTACTGGATCACCTTCGCCGGCATGGCCACGGTCGACAACCCCCGTTATGTCATCGGCATCATGATGGACAACCCGCAACGCAACGCCGACGGCACTCCGGGGCACTCCGCGGCACCCCTGTTCCACAACATCGCCGGCTGGCTGATGCAGCGGGAGAACGTGCCGTTGTCGCCCGATCCGGGACCGCCGTTGACGCTGCAGGCGATGTAG
- the rsmH gene encoding 16S rRNA (cytosine(1402)-N(4))-methyltransferase RsmH, whose translation MHACAPWSLPEPTLAYFPNARCVSDRGLGARTSRQAAPGGLSGRGVAVPDSDSGASDFGHVPVMAQRCLELLTPALTRRHSDGADAVLVDATLGAGGHAERFLTELPGLRLIGLDRDPSALDIARDRLAQFGERVTLVHTRYDGIAAALDECGYGTVESVDGILFDLGVSSMQLDRAERGFAYAKDAPLDMRMDPSSSLTAADIVNTYSEAELADILHRYGEERFARRIAAQIARRRARTPFTSTGELVALLYEAIPAPARRTGGHPAKRTFQALRVAVNDELESLRNAVPAALEALVLAGRIVVMAYQSLEDRIVKRLFADATASRTPPGLPVELPGHGPLFRSLTHGAEKADAAEVERNPRSAPVRLRALQRIEHARGKAQA comes from the coding sequence GTGCATGCCTGTGCACCGTGGTCTCTGCCCGAACCGACCCTGGCGTACTTCCCCAACGCCAGGTGCGTCTCGGACAGGGGCCTCGGTGCACGGACATCACGGCAAGCAGCCCCTGGCGGCCTGAGCGGGAGAGGTGTCGCGGTGCCTGACTCCGATTCCGGCGCAAGCGATTTCGGACATGTCCCGGTCATGGCACAGCGGTGTCTCGAGCTGCTCACCCCGGCGCTGACCCGACGCCACTCCGATGGCGCCGACGCGGTCCTGGTCGATGCCACACTCGGCGCGGGCGGGCATGCCGAGCGGTTTCTGACGGAACTGCCGGGCCTGCGCCTGATCGGACTCGACCGCGACCCGAGTGCTCTGGACATCGCCCGCGACCGGCTGGCCCAGTTCGGTGAGCGGGTCACCCTGGTGCACACGCGGTACGACGGCATCGCCGCCGCGCTCGACGAATGCGGTTACGGCACAGTGGAATCGGTCGACGGAATCCTGTTCGACCTCGGGGTGTCGTCGATGCAACTCGACCGCGCCGAGCGCGGCTTCGCCTACGCCAAAGACGCGCCGCTGGATATGCGGATGGACCCATCCTCTTCGCTGACGGCGGCGGACATCGTCAACACCTACAGCGAGGCCGAGCTCGCCGACATCCTGCACCGCTACGGCGAAGAGCGGTTCGCCCGTCGTATCGCCGCGCAGATCGCTCGCCGCCGCGCCCGTACCCCGTTCACCTCGACCGGCGAACTGGTGGCCCTGCTCTACGAAGCGATACCGGCCCCGGCCCGGCGCACCGGCGGGCACCCGGCCAAACGCACCTTCCAGGCGCTGCGCGTCGCCGTCAACGACGAACTGGAATCCCTGCGCAACGCCGTTCCCGCCGCACTGGAGGCACTCGTGCTGGCCGGCCGCATCGTGGTGATGGCCTACCAGTCCCTGGAGGACCGCATCGTCAAGCGTTTGTTCGCCGACGCAACCGCCTCCCGGACACCGCCGGGCCTCCCGGTGGAACTTCCCGGCCACGGGCCGCTGTTCCGGTCGCTGACTCACGGAGCGGAGAAAGCGGACGCGGCCGAGGTCGAACGCAACCCGCGCAGTGCCCCGGTCCGGTTGCGGGCCCTGCAACGAATCGAGCACGCGAGGGGGAAGGCACAGGCATGA
- the mraZ gene encoding division/cell wall cluster transcriptional repressor MraZ, producing MFLGTYTPKLDDKGRLTLPAKFRDALAGGLMVTKSQDHSLAVYPRAEFEQLARRASKAPRSNPEARAFLRNLAAGTDEQHPDGQGRITLSADHRRYAGLSKDCVVIGAVDYLEIWDAQAWNNYQQIHEENFSAASDEALGDIF from the coding sequence GTGTTTCTCGGCACCTACACGCCCAAGCTCGACGACAAGGGGCGGCTCACGCTGCCGGCCAAATTTCGCGACGCACTGGCAGGGGGGTTGATGGTCACCAAGAGCCAAGACCACAGCCTCGCCGTCTACCCGCGGGCGGAGTTCGAGCAGCTGGCGCGCCGGGCGAGCAAGGCGCCGCGCAGCAACCCGGAGGCGCGCGCGTTCCTGCGCAACCTCGCCGCCGGCACCGACGAACAGCATCCCGACGGACAGGGCCGGATCACTCTGTCGGCCGACCACCGTCGTTACGCCGGCCTGTCCAAGGACTGCGTGGTGATCGGCGCCGTCGACTACCTCGAGATCTGGGATGCGCAGGCGTGGAACAACTATCAGCAAATTCATGAAGAGAACTTCTCCGCGGCCAGCGATGAAGCACTCGGCGACATCTTCTGA
- a CDS encoding DUF3040 domain-containing protein: protein MPLSDHEQRMLDQIESALYAEDPKFASSVRGGGFRAPTARRRLQGTALFVVGLGMLVSGVAFKATMIGSFPILSVLGFVVMFGGVVYAVTGRRLSGRPDTAGPTAGSSRQRRSKGSGGSFTSRMEDRFRRRFDE, encoded by the coding sequence ATGCCACTCTCCGATCATGAGCAGCGAATGCTCGATCAGATCGAGAGCGCTCTCTACGCCGAGGATCCCAAGTTTGCGTCAAGTGTGCGCGGCGGCGGTTTTCGGGCGCCGACCGCACGCCGCCGCCTGCAGGGCACGGCGTTGTTCGTCGTGGGACTGGGCATGCTGGTTTCCGGGGTGGCTTTCAAGGCCACGATGATCGGGAGCTTCCCGATCCTGAGTGTGCTCGGCTTCGTCGTGATGTTCGGCGGCGTGGTGTATGCGGTCACCGGCCGGCGGTTGTCCGGCCGGCCGGACACAGCGGGACCGACGGCGGGTTCGTCGCGGCAGCGTCGTTCCAAGGGCTCGGGCGGCTCCTTCACCAGTCGCATGGAGGACCGCTTCCGGCGTCGTTTCGACGAGTAG
- a CDS encoding N-acetyltransferase: MATFLIDLPAKEMERRLGDALSVYVDAMRYPRGTENQRAGMWLEHTRRRGWKAVAAVEVADDAATPGSEAELRSAPLVGIAYGYPGAPGQWWQQQVVLGLQRSGFPPQAIDRLMNSYFELTELHIHPRAQGRGLGEALARRLLAGRDENNVLLSTPENNGEANRAWRLYRRLGFTDVIRSYYFAGDPRAFAILGRALPL, encoded by the coding sequence TTGGCGACATTCCTCATCGATTTGCCGGCCAAAGAGATGGAGCGCCGCCTCGGCGACGCTCTGAGTGTCTATGTCGATGCGATGCGTTATCCCAGAGGCACCGAGAATCAGCGGGCCGGCATGTGGCTCGAGCACACCCGGCGGCGGGGCTGGAAGGCGGTCGCCGCCGTCGAGGTCGCCGACGACGCGGCCACCCCCGGCTCGGAGGCCGAGCTGCGCAGCGCGCCGCTCGTCGGCATCGCCTATGGCTACCCGGGGGCACCCGGCCAGTGGTGGCAACAGCAGGTCGTCCTGGGCCTGCAACGCAGCGGCTTCCCGCCGCAGGCCATCGACCGGCTGATGAACAGCTATTTCGAACTGACCGAGCTGCACATCCACCCGCGCGCTCAGGGGCGTGGTCTCGGTGAGGCCCTGGCCCGGCGCCTGCTCGCGGGCCGGGACGAGAACAACGTCCTGCTGTCCACTCCGGAGAACAATGGCGAGGCCAACCGCGCCTGGCGGCTGTACCGGCGGCTCGGTTTCACCGACGTCATCCGCAGCTACTACTTCGCCGGGGATCCGCGGGCCTTCGCGATTCTGGGCCGCGCACTGCCCCTGTAA
- a CDS encoding LppM family (lipo)protein, which produces MLLMLVPLATGCLRVRASLTISPDDQVSGEIIAAAKPKNNKDTGPQLDTNLPFSQKVAVSNYDSDGYVGSQAVFSDLTFAELPQLAHMNPDAAGVNLSLRRNGNLVILEGRADLTSLTDPDADVELTVAFPGTVTSTNGDRIEPEVVQWKLKPGVVSTMTAQARYTDPNTRSFTGAGIWLGIASFAAAGVVALLAWVSRDRSPRFTASGDKTSSG; this is translated from the coding sequence ATGCTGCTGATGCTGGTGCCGCTGGCCACCGGCTGCCTGCGGGTGCGGGCGTCGTTGACGATCTCGCCCGACGATCAGGTGTCCGGCGAGATCATCGCCGCGGCAAAACCGAAGAACAACAAGGACACCGGGCCGCAGCTGGACACGAACCTGCCGTTCAGCCAGAAGGTCGCTGTCTCCAACTACGACAGCGACGGCTATGTCGGTTCCCAGGCAGTCTTCTCCGACCTGACGTTCGCCGAGTTGCCGCAACTGGCCCACATGAACCCCGACGCCGCCGGCGTCAACCTGTCGCTGCGCCGCAACGGCAACCTGGTGATCCTCGAAGGCCGGGCCGACCTGACCTCGCTGACCGACCCTGATGCCGACGTCGAGCTGACCGTCGCTTTCCCGGGCACGGTCACCTCTACCAACGGCGACCGGATCGAGCCCGAAGTCGTGCAGTGGAAGCTCAAACCCGGGGTGGTCAGCACCATGACGGCGCAGGCCCGCTACACCGATCCCAACACCCGGTCGTTCACCGGGGCGGGAATCTGGCTGGGCATCGCGTCGTTCGCGGCGGCCGGAGTGGTGGCGTTGCTGGCCTGGGTCAGCCGGGACCGCTCACCCCGGTTCACCGCCTCGGGCGATAAGACAAGTTCCGGCTAA
- a CDS encoding mycobacterial-type methylenetetrahydrofolate reductase, protein MTLNTIALELVPPNVDGGREKAAEDAQKVVRYSAESGLDGRIRHVMIPGMIAEDDDRPVPMKPKMDVLDFWSIIRPELPGMRGLCTQVTAFMDEASLGERLAELTDAGMEGVVFVGVPRTMNDGEGSGVAPTDALSIYRDAVTNRGVIVIPTREGEQGRFNFKCNQGATYGMTQLLYSDAMVDFLAEFARETDHRPEILLSFGFVPKMETRVGLINWLIQDPGNAAVAGEQEFVRQLAASEPEQKRRLLVDLYKRVVDGVADLGFPLSIHFEATYGVSAPAFETFAEMLAYWAPDRG, encoded by the coding sequence GTGACGCTCAACACCATCGCGCTGGAGCTGGTGCCGCCGAACGTGGACGGGGGTCGGGAGAAGGCGGCAGAAGACGCGCAGAAAGTGGTGCGTTACTCGGCAGAATCGGGGCTCGACGGCCGCATCCGGCACGTCATGATCCCCGGCATGATCGCCGAGGACGACGATCGTCCGGTGCCGATGAAGCCCAAGATGGACGTCCTGGACTTCTGGTCGATCATCCGGCCCGAGCTTCCCGGGATGCGCGGCCTGTGTACCCAGGTCACCGCGTTCATGGACGAAGCATCCCTCGGTGAGCGACTGGCCGAGTTGACCGATGCCGGCATGGAGGGAGTGGTGTTCGTCGGAGTGCCGCGCACCATGAACGACGGCGAGGGTTCCGGCGTCGCGCCCACCGACGCGTTGTCGATCTACCGCGACGCGGTGACCAACCGCGGGGTGATCGTGATCCCCACCCGGGAGGGTGAACAGGGCCGCTTCAACTTCAAGTGCAACCAGGGCGCCACCTACGGCATGACCCAGTTGCTGTATTCCGACGCGATGGTGGATTTCCTCGCCGAGTTCGCCAGGGAGACCGACCACCGGCCGGAGATCCTGCTGTCGTTCGGTTTCGTGCCGAAGATGGAGACCCGCGTCGGTCTGATCAACTGGCTTATTCAGGATCCGGGCAACGCGGCGGTGGCCGGGGAGCAGGAATTCGTCAGGCAGTTGGCCGCCAGCGAACCCGAGCAGAAGCGCCGGCTGCTGGTGGACCTGTACAAGCGGGTGGTCGACGGAGTGGCGGATCTGGGCTTCCCGCTGAGCATCCACTTCGAGGCGACGTACGGCGTGTCGGCTCCGGCGTTCGAGACGTTCGCCGAGATGCTCGCCTACTGGGCCCCGGACCGCGGCTAG
- the idsA2 gene encoding bifunctional (2E,6E)-farnesyl/geranyl diphosphate synthase has translation MAGAITEQLRRYVHDRRSESAFLGADYDTLTAWLEDFVLSGGKRMRPVFAYWGWDAVSAEAPDADALLLFAALELLHAFALIHDDVIDASATRRGRPTAHMHFAALHRDRDWRGAPEQFGLSAAILLGDIAHAWANDIISRASLCPAARRRVEGVWSDIRTEVLGGQFLDIVAEASTPASAAEAVAAAMTVATYKTASYTVSRPLQLGAAAAADRPEVMAAFNQFGTDLGVAFQLRDDVLGVFGDPEVTGKPSGDDLRSGKRTVLLAEATQLADESDPVAANLLRTSVGTELTDAQVRELRTVIEDLGALAAAENRITDLTQRALTTLSAAPISATAKAGLSELARLATDRTA, from the coding sequence GTGGCCGGCGCCATCACCGAGCAACTGCGACGGTACGTGCATGACCGTCGCAGCGAATCCGCCTTCCTCGGCGCCGACTACGACACGCTCACCGCCTGGCTCGAAGACTTCGTGCTCAGCGGCGGCAAACGGATGCGGCCGGTGTTCGCCTACTGGGGTTGGGACGCGGTGAGCGCCGAGGCACCCGATGCGGATGCGCTGCTGCTGTTCGCCGCGCTGGAGTTGCTGCACGCCTTCGCGCTGATCCATGACGACGTCATCGACGCGTCCGCTACGCGTCGCGGACGGCCCACCGCCCACATGCATTTCGCGGCCCTGCACCGCGACCGCGACTGGCGTGGCGCGCCGGAGCAGTTCGGTTTGTCAGCGGCCATCCTGCTGGGTGACATCGCCCATGCCTGGGCGAACGACATCATCTCGCGGGCCAGTTTGTGCCCCGCGGCCCGCCGGCGCGTCGAGGGTGTCTGGTCGGACATCCGGACCGAGGTGCTCGGCGGGCAGTTCCTCGACATCGTCGCCGAGGCGTCGACGCCGGCTTCTGCCGCCGAAGCGGTGGCAGCGGCCATGACCGTCGCCACCTATAAAACCGCCTCCTACACCGTCTCCCGGCCACTGCAACTGGGGGCGGCCGCCGCCGCCGACCGGCCCGAGGTGATGGCGGCCTTCAACCAATTCGGGACCGACCTCGGGGTGGCGTTCCAGCTCCGTGACGACGTGCTGGGTGTGTTCGGCGATCCCGAGGTGACGGGCAAACCGTCCGGCGACGATCTGCGTTCGGGCAAGCGCACCGTGCTGCTGGCCGAGGCCACCCAGCTGGCCGACGAGTCAGACCCGGTGGCGGCCAACCTGTTGCGCACCTCGGTCGGCACCGAGTTGACCGATGCCCAGGTGCGTGAACTGCGCACGGTGATCGAAGATCTGGGTGCCCTGGCCGCCGCGGAGAACCGCATCACCGACCTTACCCAGCGTGCTTTGACGACACTGTCCGCGGCGCCGATCAGCGCCACGGCCAAAGCCGGATTGTCCGAACTGGCGCGCCTGGCCACCGATCGGACCGCCTGA
- a CDS encoding alpha-(1->6)-mannopyranosyltransferase A: MTDATPAAPKQSYRQRLSRLRTFATAAEGAPARLGFLGAVLITAGGLGAGSTRQHDPLLESIHLSWLRFGHGLVLSSILLWIGVGLMLIAWLRLGRQCLAGAASEFTMRATTAFWLAPLLLSVPVFSRDTYSYLAQGALLRDGLDPYAVGPVGNPNSLLDDVSPIWTITTAPYGPAFILIAKLVTMIVGNNVVAGTMLLRLCMLPGLALLIWAAPRLAHHLGTDGAKALWICVLNPLVLIHLMGGVHNEMLMVGLMAAGIALTLQRHHVAGITLLTIAIAVKATAGLALPFLCWVWMRHLREDRGWRPVRAFLTAALASSVICVVGFAVLSLVAGVGLGWLTALAGSVKIINWLTIPTAAANIIHAFSSGFFAVQFYTVLRVARLVGILVILVSLPVLWWRFRRDDRDALLGIFGVMLVVVLFVPAALPWYYSWPLAVLAPLAQSRRAMAVIAGFSTWIMVIFKPDGSHGMYSWLHVGLATAFAVLAWYSLYREPEPAEDQDEDGVAISTPGVSTP; this comes from the coding sequence ATGACAGACGCGACCCCCGCCGCGCCGAAACAGAGCTACCGGCAGCGTCTTTCCCGGTTGCGCACCTTCGCCACCGCTGCCGAGGGCGCACCCGCGCGACTGGGATTCCTCGGGGCGGTGCTCATCACCGCCGGCGGCCTCGGCGCCGGCAGCACCCGGCAGCACGACCCACTGCTGGAGTCGATTCACCTGTCCTGGTTGCGTTTTGGGCACGGGCTGGTGTTGTCCTCGATCCTGCTGTGGATCGGCGTCGGTCTGATGCTGATCGCCTGGCTGCGGCTGGGCCGGCAGTGCCTGGCCGGCGCGGCCTCCGAATTCACCATGCGGGCCACCACCGCGTTCTGGCTCGCGCCTCTGCTGTTGTCGGTGCCGGTGTTCAGTCGCGACACCTATTCATATCTCGCGCAGGGCGCGTTGTTGCGCGACGGCCTGGACCCTTACGCGGTCGGCCCGGTCGGTAACCCCAACTCGCTGCTCGACGACGTCTCCCCGATCTGGACGATCACCACCGCTCCCTACGGTCCGGCATTCATCCTGATCGCCAAGCTGGTCACGATGATCGTCGGCAACAACGTGGTCGCCGGCACGATGTTGTTGCGCTTGTGCATGCTGCCCGGCCTGGCGCTGCTGATCTGGGCCGCTCCCCGGCTGGCGCACCACCTGGGCACCGACGGCGCCAAGGCGCTGTGGATCTGCGTGCTCAACCCGCTGGTGCTCATCCATCTGATGGGCGGGGTGCACAACGAGATGTTGATGGTCGGCCTGATGGCCGCCGGCATCGCGCTGACTCTGCAACGTCACCACGTCGCGGGGATCACGCTGCTCACCATCGCGATCGCGGTCAAAGCGACCGCGGGCCTGGCACTGCCGTTCCTGTGCTGGGTCTGGATGCGTCATCTGCGCGAGGATCGCGGCTGGCGGCCCGTCCGCGCGTTCCTGACCGCCGCGCTGGCGTCGTCGGTGATTTGCGTCGTCGGGTTCGCGGTGCTGTCGCTGGTGGCCGGGGTCGGGCTCGGCTGGCTGACCGCGCTGGCCGGCTCGGTGAAGATCATCAACTGGCTGACCATCCCCACGGCCGCGGCGAACATCATCCACGCTTTCAGCAGCGGCTTCTTCGCGGTGCAGTTCTACACCGTGTTGCGGGTCGCCCGGCTGGTCGGAATCCTGGTCATCCTCGTGTCGCTGCCGGTGCTGTGGTGGCGATTCCGCCGCGACGACCGGGACGCGCTGCTCGGCATTTTCGGGGTGATGCTGGTCGTCGTGCTGTTCGTCCCCGCCGCGCTGCCGTGGTACTACTCGTGGCCACTGGCGGTGCTCGCCCCGCTGGCCCAGTCCCGCCGGGCGATGGCGGTGATCGCGGGATTTTCGACGTGGATCATGGTGATCTTCAAGCCCGACGGGTCCCACGGCATGTATTCCTGGCTGCATGTCGGGCTCGCGACCGCATTCGCGGTGCTGGCGTGGTATTCGCTGTACCGCGAGCCGGAGCCGGCCGAGGACCAGGACGAGGACGGGGTGGCGATCAGTACACCGGGGGTCAGTACGCCATAG